A region from the Aquimarina sp. ERC-38 genome encodes:
- a CDS encoding glycoside hydrolase family 3 N-terminal domain-containing protein, which translates to MFAQSKEVANYATPEMEEQVEALLQTMSLEEKLAQITGTRLREIMVDGKLSLEKCREHIPHGIGHFCQFSSGLTLSPEELRDLVREIQQYLVTETRTKIPAIFHEEAITGFATQGATTFPQQIGVGCSWNPEIVRNNARSTAQNMRAAGATLALSPMLDLSRTAHWNRLEESYGEDAYLTSKMGVAFVRGLQGDDFKTGVAATVKHFAGYGTFNNNEKELYEEYLMPHEAAIKIAGAKSVMPSYGKYKALPVVANPTMLDQMLRKEIGFDGLVVSDYFSVSKTYKGYKQAPSEMIAGAMAINAGVDVELASPIAYPLLPEALQTGDVSMETIDAAVKRSLLMKAKLGLLDKDPVIGKEGTLDFDPLANRKLAYETAVQSIVLLKNNGILPLSKKVKTIALVGPNAATVHGLLGDYTYQSMISFWHSKEFDPTNPKLVTLKEGLENRLNSKVKILHERGCDWSAPLESKIDASGLGDDRLSKLKLLTIKGLPQPDLQRAIKFATQSDVIIAAMGENLYLCGEGRERKGIRLPGSQEAFVEQLLKTGKPVILVMFGGRQQLVSKFEDRCAGIIQAWFPGEEGGNAVADIITGKVNPSAKLCVTYPKTESKAEINYKNGYPDQNLVQYPFGYGLSYTDYTYSDLKINSEAKITDQRITMSFKVKNTGKVKGTEIVQLYISPLDTQSTMKPIQLKGFQRVSLKPKEEKVLQFKVSPQQFAEYKNSQWVIEPGLYKFMIAASSTDVRLESQIALKGPKKVLENGRSVFFALTE; encoded by the coding sequence ATGTTTGCCCAATCAAAAGAAGTTGCAAATTATGCCACACCAGAGATGGAAGAACAGGTAGAAGCGCTTTTACAAACCATGTCTTTAGAAGAAAAGCTGGCTCAAATCACGGGTACGCGTTTACGGGAAATCATGGTAGATGGTAAACTTTCCTTGGAGAAATGTCGAGAACATATTCCACATGGTATTGGTCATTTTTGTCAGTTTTCATCAGGACTAACCTTATCTCCTGAAGAATTGAGAGACCTGGTTAGAGAGATTCAGCAATATTTGGTCACAGAAACCAGAACAAAAATTCCGGCTATTTTTCATGAAGAAGCCATTACCGGCTTTGCTACGCAGGGTGCAACCACTTTTCCGCAACAGATTGGCGTAGGTTGCTCCTGGAATCCCGAAATCGTTCGGAACAATGCACGTTCTACTGCACAAAATATGCGCGCTGCCGGGGCTACCTTAGCATTATCCCCTATGTTGGACTTAAGCAGAACAGCACATTGGAATCGTTTAGAAGAAAGTTATGGTGAAGATGCTTATTTGACTTCAAAAATGGGTGTTGCCTTTGTAAGAGGTTTGCAGGGTGACGATTTTAAAACGGGCGTAGCAGCTACCGTAAAACATTTTGCCGGTTACGGAACTTTTAACAATAACGAAAAAGAATTATATGAAGAATATTTAATGCCACATGAAGCAGCTATTAAAATCGCAGGGGCAAAAAGTGTAATGCCATCCTACGGGAAATACAAAGCCTTACCGGTTGTGGCTAACCCTACCATGTTAGATCAAATGTTACGTAAAGAGATTGGTTTTGACGGGTTAGTAGTGAGCGACTACTTTTCTGTTTCTAAAACGTATAAAGGCTATAAGCAAGCACCTTCAGAGATGATTGCCGGCGCCATGGCAATTAATGCAGGGGTAGATGTAGAACTAGCATCGCCCATTGCCTATCCGTTATTACCGGAAGCTTTACAAACGGGGGATGTATCTATGGAAACGATTGACGCAGCAGTAAAACGCTCTTTATTGATGAAAGCCAAACTAGGATTGTTAGATAAAGATCCGGTTATAGGAAAAGAAGGAACTTTAGATTTTGATCCTTTGGCTAACCGTAAATTAGCTTATGAAACTGCGGTACAATCTATTGTTTTATTAAAAAACAACGGTATTTTACCTTTAAGTAAGAAAGTAAAAACGATAGCTCTGGTAGGGCCAAATGCAGCTACCGTTCACGGCTTGTTGGGAGATTACACCTACCAATCCATGATTTCTTTTTGGCATAGTAAAGAATTTGACCCTACTAATCCCAAATTAGTAACCCTTAAGGAAGGATTAGAAAACAGGTTAAATTCTAAGGTGAAGATCCTTCACGAAAGAGGTTGTGACTGGAGTGCCCCTTTAGAATCAAAAATTGATGCCAGTGGTTTGGGAGATGACCGATTAAGTAAGTTAAAATTGTTGACTATAAAAGGATTGCCACAACCCGATTTACAACGTGCCATTAAATTTGCAACGCAGAGTGATGTTATTATTGCCGCAATGGGCGAAAACTTATATTTATGTGGTGAAGGTAGAGAACGTAAAGGTATTCGTTTACCAGGATCACAAGAGGCTTTTGTAGAACAGTTACTTAAAACGGGTAAGCCTGTTATCTTAGTGATGTTTGGTGGCCGCCAACAATTAGTAAGTAAGTTTGAAGACCGATGTGCAGGAATTATCCAGGCGTGGTTTCCGGGAGAAGAAGGCGGTAACGCAGTAGCAGATATCATTACCGGAAAAGTAAATCCGTCTGCTAAGTTATGTGTAACCTATCCGAAAACCGAATCCAAAGCAGAAATTAATTATAAAAACGGGTATCCTGATCAGAATTTAGTGCAATATCCATTTGGTTATGGGCTTTCTTATACGGACTATACGTACTCTGATCTAAAAATAAATTCTGAAGCTAAAATTACTGATCAGCGTATTACTATGTCGTTTAAAGTGAAGAATACAGGTAAGGTGAAAGGTACTGAAATCGTACAATTATATATTTCCCCCTTAGATACTCAAAGTACAATGAAACCTATTCAATTAAAAGGTTTTCAGCGGGTAAGCCTTAAACCGAAGGAAGAAAAAGTACTACAATTCAAAGTTTCTCCACAGCAATTTGCAGAGTATAAAAATAGCCAATGGGTGATTGAGCCGGGGCTTTATAAATTTATGATTGCCGCATCCAGTACAGATGTTCGACTGGAATCTCAGATAGCATTAAAAGGTCCTAAAAAAGTTTTAGAAAATGGCAGGTCGGTATTTTTTGCACTAACCGAATAA
- a CDS encoding glycoside hydrolase family 3 C-terminal domain-containing protein, protein MLKTDSKIDHKLVTINSNRLPVRSVILLFFIHIVTCFSQKVDLSFQDASLPVDTRIELLVSQMTVEEKINQLTNGAPAIPRLQVPDYDWWSEALHGVARNGKATIFPQAIGLGATFDPDLVQKVANAISTEARAKYAISQEMGNHSKFAGLTFWSPTVNLFRDPRYGRGQECYGEDPYLLSKIGVAFVKGLQGDNPDKLKVAACAKHFALHSGPEHDKLKFNVSPSKQDLYETYFPAFKALVTEAKVEGVMMSYNMVYEKPAVLNSFLIQEILRDTWNFDGYITSDCGAISGISGKDGFVSTPVEAAAMALKAGTNLNCGQAYKLLTKALEKELVTEELIHERTKQLFKTRFRLGMFDSPDTSSYKTISSDHIHSTEHIELAREAAQKSIVLLKNKNNVLPISKDIKVPYLTGPFANSNDMLMGSYYGVSSNVVSILEGVTDAISLGTSLNYRSGALPFHKNINEKNWAPNVAKESDIVICVVGLTADREGEGVDAIASDHGGDRKDLKLPENQINYIHQLVEKKKGPLILVVASGSPISLEGIEEHCDAILQIWYPGEQGGNAVADVLFGKISPSGHLPITFPKNVEQLPPYDDYSMKGRTYKYMTKEPMFPFGFGLTYSKTKFSDLLVNKTTLKSKNSLEVELKVANTGDFDIEEVVQLYVSPENTSENLPIHSLKAFERVQLKKGETKTINLSLTPEELKVIDKNGEKTWLKGNYKISVGNASPGPLSKKLGATVPLETTITLR, encoded by the coding sequence ATGCTAAAAACAGATAGTAAAATAGATCATAAATTAGTTACCATAAATTCGAACAGGCTACCGGTGAGAAGTGTAATACTGCTTTTTTTTATACATATAGTCACTTGTTTTTCTCAAAAAGTGGATTTGTCTTTTCAAGATGCATCTTTACCGGTAGATACCCGGATAGAGCTGTTGGTTTCTCAAATGACCGTTGAAGAAAAAATAAACCAGCTTACGAATGGTGCTCCTGCTATCCCAAGATTACAAGTTCCTGATTACGATTGGTGGAGCGAAGCTTTGCATGGCGTGGCACGTAATGGTAAAGCTACCATATTCCCTCAGGCTATTGGCTTGGGTGCAACCTTTGATCCTGACTTGGTTCAAAAAGTCGCTAATGCTATTTCAACCGAGGCAAGAGCAAAATATGCCATATCTCAGGAAATGGGAAATCATAGTAAATTTGCAGGCCTGACTTTCTGGTCACCCACGGTAAATCTTTTTAGAGATCCTAGGTATGGGCGCGGACAAGAGTGTTACGGCGAAGACCCTTATTTATTATCAAAAATAGGGGTAGCTTTTGTAAAAGGCTTACAGGGAGATAACCCGGATAAGTTAAAAGTAGCTGCATGTGCTAAGCATTTTGCCTTACATTCAGGACCGGAACATGATAAGCTGAAATTTAACGTAAGCCCTTCAAAACAGGATTTATATGAAACGTACTTCCCTGCCTTTAAAGCATTGGTAACCGAAGCAAAAGTGGAAGGGGTGATGATGTCATATAATATGGTCTATGAAAAACCAGCCGTTTTAAATTCTTTTTTAATCCAGGAAATCTTAAGGGATACCTGGAATTTTGACGGATATATAACTTCGGATTGCGGAGCAATTTCAGGCATTTCCGGGAAGGATGGTTTTGTCAGCACCCCTGTAGAAGCTGCGGCAATGGCTTTAAAAGCCGGTACTAATTTAAACTGCGGACAGGCATATAAATTATTAACCAAGGCCTTAGAAAAAGAATTGGTTACGGAAGAACTTATTCATGAGCGCACCAAACAGTTATTTAAAACCCGGTTCCGCTTAGGTATGTTTGATTCACCGGATACAAGTTCTTACAAAACCATCAGTTCAGATCATATTCATAGTACAGAACATATTGAATTAGCTCGTGAGGCTGCCCAAAAATCAATAGTGTTGTTAAAGAATAAAAATAATGTACTTCCTATTTCAAAAGATATTAAAGTACCTTATCTAACCGGCCCGTTTGCTAATTCTAATGATATGTTAATGGGGAGTTATTACGGAGTAAGTTCTAATGTGGTAAGTATCCTGGAAGGAGTTACGGATGCCATATCTTTAGGAACCTCTCTAAATTACAGAAGCGGTGCCTTACCTTTTCATAAAAATATAAATGAGAAAAACTGGGCGCCTAACGTAGCAAAGGAATCCGATATTGTAATATGCGTGGTAGGATTAACGGCCGATCGAGAAGGGGAAGGTGTAGATGCTATCGCCTCTGATCATGGTGGAGATCGTAAAGACCTTAAACTACCGGAAAATCAAATCAACTATATTCACCAGCTGGTCGAAAAGAAGAAAGGCCCTTTAATCCTGGTTGTGGCAAGCGGAAGTCCTATCTCTTTAGAAGGTATTGAGGAACACTGTGATGCTATTTTACAAATTTGGTATCCAGGAGAACAAGGTGGGAATGCTGTGGCAGACGTACTTTTCGGTAAAATTTCGCCGTCCGGTCATCTACCAATCACCTTCCCTAAAAATGTAGAGCAGTTACCCCCCTACGACGATTATTCGATGAAAGGCCGTACCTATAAATATATGACCAAAGAACCTATGTTTCCATTTGGTTTCGGACTTACCTATTCTAAAACGAAGTTTAGTGACCTATTGGTAAACAAAACAACGCTAAAATCAAAAAATTCTTTGGAGGTAGAATTAAAAGTTGCTAATACCGGAGATTTCGATATAGAAGAAGTCGTTCAGCTGTACGTAAGTCCGGAAAATACTAGTGAAAATTTACCTATACACAGTCTAAAGGCATTCGAACGTGTTCAATTAAAAAAGGGGGAGACTAAAACGATAAACCTCTCTTTAACTCCCGAAGAATTAAAAGTAATTGATAAAAACGGAGAAAAGACCTGGTTAAAGGGTAATTATAAAATTTCGGTTGGAAATGCTTCCCCGGGACCTTTAAGTAAAAAACTAGGAGCAACCGTACCTCTGGAAACCACAATTACTTTACGATAG
- a CDS encoding sulfatase family protein, whose protein sequence is MKKGLLLMLSLGLMFGVFAQQKPNVIVILADDIGLGDVSYYREKHTKEVISKTPNIDRLAKEGIAFTNARTPAALCAPTRYAVMTGNHCYRSYAPWGVWRFYETSPIKTDQLTLGSLMKKAGYQTSFFGKWGFGMDFYEKGTTTVYKTSGKKVEKNIDVHQIAGKGPKENGFDYSLTFPSGIQNIPYVVYENEKWMPLKADSEIGFISQENMTKIGVVLDKSEGPGDTHWDPHNMGPLLVNKAVNYIKNSRKGDPFFMYYCSLAVHLPHTPTKSLNEIAIANTTPSRHLDMVKELDVQLGMLIDALKEKGIYDNTLLIFTSDNGGLSNKQSKASGHNSSDIYRGGKNKMYEGGNRVPLIVWWPGNVKPNSVSETPVLGIDIMATLAAITDQKIEGDNAMDSSSLLPILKGEDTLVHPFIMTQSGSGKQSIIIKDGFKLIMQHDKTDKTYRSRKPIALFNLNNNPTEKEKGNLIKNPSYTSKVQELFTLYNTTRNSGIKTRS, encoded by the coding sequence ATGAAAAAAGGTCTCTTATTAATGCTAAGTCTGGGTTTAATGTTTGGGGTTTTTGCGCAACAAAAACCAAACGTTATTGTCATTCTAGCCGATGATATTGGTTTAGGAGATGTCTCTTACTATCGTGAAAAACATACAAAAGAAGTTATATCAAAAACTCCTAATATAGATAGGTTGGCAAAGGAAGGTATAGCCTTTACTAATGCACGTACTCCGGCAGCACTTTGTGCACCTACCCGTTATGCGGTTATGACAGGTAATCATTGTTATAGAAGTTATGCACCCTGGGGAGTCTGGAGGTTTTATGAAACCTCACCCATCAAAACGGATCAGTTAACATTAGGATCACTCATGAAAAAAGCGGGGTATCAAACCTCTTTCTTCGGAAAATGGGGATTTGGAATGGATTTTTATGAAAAAGGTACCACTACGGTCTATAAAACTTCCGGAAAAAAGGTTGAAAAAAATATTGACGTACACCAAATTGCAGGTAAAGGACCCAAAGAAAATGGGTTTGATTATAGCCTTACCTTTCCTTCCGGCATTCAAAATATTCCATATGTAGTGTATGAAAATGAAAAGTGGATGCCCTTAAAAGCAGATTCTGAAATCGGATTTATTTCACAGGAGAACATGACTAAAATTGGGGTAGTACTGGATAAAAGTGAAGGTCCTGGCGATACCCACTGGGATCCGCACAATATGGGGCCGTTACTGGTAAATAAAGCGGTTAATTATATTAAAAACTCCAGAAAAGGAGATCCCTTTTTCATGTATTACTGTTCGCTGGCCGTACATCTGCCACATACACCTACTAAAAGTTTAAACGAAATTGCTATTGCCAATACAACTCCCTCCCGTCATTTGGATATGGTAAAAGAACTGGATGTACAACTAGGAATGCTTATAGATGCACTTAAGGAAAAAGGTATTTATGACAATACCTTACTAATCTTTACATCAGATAATGGAGGATTATCTAATAAACAATCAAAAGCATCCGGGCATAATTCCAGTGATATCTACCGTGGTGGGAAAAACAAGATGTATGAAGGCGGCAATAGAGTGCCTTTAATCGTTTGGTGGCCAGGAAATGTAAAACCTAATTCCGTTTCTGAAACTCCTGTTTTGGGGATCGATATTATGGCCACTTTAGCTGCTATCACCGATCAAAAAATAGAAGGGGATAATGCAATGGACTCTTCAAGCTTGCTACCTATATTAAAAGGAGAAGACACATTAGTCCATCCGTTTATCATGACACAATCCGGTAGTGGGAAGCAAAGTATTATTATTAAAGATGGTTTTAAATTAATCATGCAACATGATAAAACTGATAAGACATACAGAAGTAGAAAACCTATTGCTTTGTTCAATCTGAACAATAACCCTACAGAAAAGGAAAAAGGCAATCTAATTAAAAATCCGAGCTACACTTCAAAGGTACAAGAGCTATTTACTTTATATAATACCACCAGAAATAGTGGGATAAAAACGAGGAGTTAA
- a CDS encoding DUF5060 domain-containing protein — protein sequence MNATFKTLILFFLLFSINSFSQLKQEKFKKNYIYNIPKWEVLDIVLTTKNKIKSPFTTAFTTMFTHEGGAQIEVPGFYNGDNTWIIRFSSALTGKWRFTTVSEIKELNGKTGKITVTASNSNNHGAIVINKKNPQHFFYEDGTPYFLTAFECDWLYALDYHNDKNLPKTDHLLNLIKANGFNQIVMNVFSYDVSWKKDERLKKHPEHEFGAPKDIFPFLGTNDQPDYSALNPEFFKKLDRTISAMHDKRIVSHLMIYVWNKLVAWPDMNTEADNMYFDYVVKRYQAFPNMVWDISKEALYYGRADADYVHGRIDRIRKQDAYNRLLSVHDFKYCSRYPEKVDFISIQNWSHNIYDKMMEVKKRFKDKPVFNIEHGGYEESPYVVFTGDYTNPEICLRRNYMCLFAGVYTTYYWQGTSWNVIIYNPFEQPVDFIKPRFDYFKPMKKLFSQFEFNTLKPTPAKNGSAYNLTDDKGTVLLYIHKENYGIDAAFLKNKKEPRNYQWFHTLTGEMTEVKTIQNIRKFVSPWSGTADAILISKLE from the coding sequence ATGAACGCTACTTTTAAAACCCTTATACTCTTTTTTTTACTTTTTTCAATAAACAGTTTTAGCCAACTAAAGCAGGAAAAATTTAAAAAAAATTATATCTATAATATTCCTAAATGGGAAGTCCTGGATATAGTACTGACTACCAAAAACAAAATAAAATCACCATTCACCACAGCTTTTACAACTATGTTTACTCATGAGGGTGGTGCACAAATAGAAGTGCCTGGCTTTTACAATGGAGATAACACCTGGATCATCAGATTCTCCAGCGCACTTACTGGAAAATGGCGTTTTACAACAGTATCCGAGATTAAAGAATTAAATGGAAAAACCGGAAAAATTACGGTAACAGCATCTAATAGCAATAATCACGGAGCCATTGTTATTAACAAAAAAAATCCGCAACATTTTTTCTATGAAGATGGCACCCCTTATTTTTTAACCGCTTTTGAATGTGATTGGTTGTACGCACTGGATTACCATAACGATAAGAACTTGCCTAAAACAGATCATTTGTTAAACTTAATTAAAGCAAATGGATTTAACCAGATCGTTATGAACGTATTTTCTTATGACGTAAGTTGGAAAAAAGACGAAAGGTTAAAAAAACATCCTGAACATGAATTTGGCGCTCCAAAAGATATATTTCCTTTTTTGGGTACTAATGACCAACCGGACTATTCAGCTTTAAATCCTGAATTTTTTAAAAAATTAGATCGAACCATTAGTGCCATGCACGATAAAAGGATAGTTTCGCATTTAATGATTTATGTTTGGAACAAATTAGTAGCCTGGCCAGATATGAACACAGAAGCAGATAATATGTATTTTGACTATGTAGTAAAGCGTTATCAGGCATTTCCTAATATGGTTTGGGATATTTCCAAAGAAGCTTTGTACTACGGCAGGGCAGATGCTGACTATGTACATGGTAGAATAGATAGAATCCGAAAACAAGATGCATATAACCGATTACTCTCAGTTCATGATTTTAAATATTGTTCGCGTTATCCTGAGAAAGTAGATTTTATTTCTATACAAAACTGGTCGCATAATATTTATGATAAGATGATGGAAGTTAAAAAAAGGTTTAAAGACAAACCGGTTTTTAATATAGAACACGGGGGCTATGAAGAGTCACCTTATGTGGTTTTTACCGGTGATTATACGAATCCCGAAATTTGTCTGCGTCGTAATTATATGTGCCTTTTTGCCGGCGTATATACGACGTATTACTGGCAGGGCACTTCCTGGAATGTAATTATTTACAATCCTTTTGAACAACCCGTTGATTTTATAAAACCCAGGTTTGATTATTTTAAACCTATGAAAAAACTGTTCTCTCAATTTGAATTCAATACACTAAAACCAACCCCTGCCAAAAATGGAAGTGCCTATAATTTGACGGATGATAAAGGAACGGTTTTATTATATATTCATAAAGAAAACTATGGGATAGATGCTGCCTTCTTAAAAAATAAAAAAGAACCGAGGAACTATCAATGGTTTCATACCTTAACCGGAGAAATGACGGAGGTGAAAACCATACAGAATATTAGGAAATTTGTTTCACCTTGGAGCGGTACAGCAGACGCCATCCTGATTTCAAAGTTAGAATAG
- a CDS encoding alpha-L-fucosidase, whose product MKLKIYKLFTYLLGSVLLISLSCADKNKNRDIAQRQKPVFEANWESIKTNYKDPEWFNNQKFGIFIHWGAYTVPAYGSEWYPRNMYMDSAVFTAQLKHQKDGPSRENTHHLKNWGNLKTFGYKDFIPMFKGENFNATEWIDLFQKAGARYVVPVADHHDGFAMYKSNTTRWNCVDMGPKKDILGELMREGRAKGLIMGASSHYAFNWSFYNKKNHFDTTDPQYADLYSSKGTDVNEPVSEAFKAAWWERTKDLIDNYQPDILWFDFMLDTPDFREYRPKLAAYYYNKGLEWGKEVVLQDKNFYEEAFPKGTVIYDLERGKLPGIRKLPWQTDTSIGKNSWSYVTNWKSKETNALIDDLVDIVSKNGNLLLNVGPKSDGTIPEDQKKILLEMGNWLSINGEAIYDTKYWKTFGEGPTEVKKGHHSEGKNKGFSSKDIRFTTKANKLYAIVLDWPEDGKVNIKTLAKNAEYLKDTKITDVKVLGSTDQIKWSQTDKGLMVDMPKEKPCDYAFVIALNMNTKKV is encoded by the coding sequence ATGAAATTAAAAATATACAAGTTGTTTACATATCTGTTAGGTTCCGTTTTGCTGATATCATTATCATGTGCAGACAAAAATAAAAACAGAGATATTGCGCAACGTCAAAAACCGGTTTTTGAAGCTAATTGGGAATCTATCAAAACAAACTACAAAGATCCGGAATGGTTTAACAATCAAAAATTCGGAATTTTTATTCACTGGGGCGCTTACACGGTTCCTGCTTACGGTTCAGAATGGTATCCGAGGAATATGTATATGGACTCCGCCGTTTTTACGGCACAGTTAAAGCATCAAAAAGATGGTCCGTCAAGAGAAAATACACATCATTTAAAAAATTGGGGAAACCTAAAAACCTTTGGGTATAAAGATTTTATACCTATGTTTAAAGGTGAAAATTTTAACGCTACAGAATGGATTGACCTATTTCAAAAAGCAGGTGCAAGATATGTAGTTCCGGTAGCAGATCATCACGATGGGTTTGCCATGTATAAATCGAATACTACTCGATGGAACTGCGTTGATATGGGGCCTAAAAAAGATATTTTAGGCGAACTTATGAGAGAAGGTCGGGCAAAAGGACTCATTATGGGAGCCTCTTCCCATTATGCATTTAACTGGTCTTTTTACAACAAGAAAAATCATTTTGATACTACTGACCCTCAATATGCAGATTTGTACTCAAGTAAAGGAACAGACGTAAACGAACCGGTTTCCGAAGCGTTTAAAGCTGCCTGGTGGGAAAGAACAAAAGATCTGATAGATAACTATCAACCCGATATCTTATGGTTTGATTTTATGCTGGATACTCCGGACTTTAGGGAGTACCGACCTAAATTGGCTGCTTACTACTACAACAAAGGATTGGAATGGGGTAAAGAAGTCGTATTACAAGACAAAAATTTTTATGAAGAAGCATTTCCTAAAGGAACGGTTATCTACGATCTGGAGCGCGGTAAACTGCCTGGAATTCGAAAATTACCCTGGCAAACCGATACTTCTATTGGAAAAAATTCCTGGTCTTATGTAACTAACTGGAAGTCTAAAGAAACTAATGCATTAATCGATGACCTGGTAGATATCGTTTCAAAAAACGGAAACTTACTGCTGAACGTAGGACCTAAATCTGACGGTACTATTCCGGAAGATCAGAAGAAAATTTTATTGGAGATGGGGAACTGGTTGTCCATAAACGGCGAAGCCATCTATGATACAAAATATTGGAAAACCTTTGGCGAAGGACCTACCGAGGTTAAAAAAGGACATCATTCAGAAGGGAAAAATAAAGGATTCTCTTCAAAAGATATTCGGTTTACAACAAAAGCTAATAAGTTATATGCTATAGTCTTAGATTGGCCGGAAGATGGCAAAGTAAATATTAAGACATTAGCAAAAAATGCCGAATATCTGAAAGATACAAAAATAACTGATGTAAAAGTGTTAGGGAGTACCGATCAGATAAAATGGTCTCAAACCGATAAGGGATTGATGGTTGATATGCCAAAGGAGAAACCCTGTGATTACGCTTTTGTAATTGCACTTAATATGAACACAAAAAAAGTATAG
- a CDS encoding sulfatase, with protein sequence MLKLFSFSFLVILSVFSCKKVPEKIEEEKKPNIIYIMSDDHTTQAFGIYGSRLAGLNPTPTLDAIAKEGMIFENCFVTNSICTPSRATIITGQYSQANGVLDLEGNVATSNQYLPAEMKKLGYQTALVGKWHLTHQPNFDYYNIFTEHHQQGSYFDPYLTESTMHYEPFNSMPDYEGKQYKGHSSDVITDIILDWLKNKRDKNKPFFLMHQFKAPHDDFEYAPRYKDYLKDIFIPEPSSLYDNKNNGSVATRGKNDSLLSVIGSSVSKRNTIRNMGMRIWSTEFTSRNNPDFDIDRTKNLSDREHTQETYQEYLKRYLRCVKGVDDNVARLIDYLKKEGLYENTIIVYTGDQGFMLGEHDYIDKRWMYDESMRMPFFVRYPEKIKAGLRTDAIINNTDFAPTLIDLAGGQAPEQMQGHSFKHILQTGQEPEDWQQSTYYRYWMHMAHAHANPAHFGIRTKQYKLIFFYGKYWVDTKDPDADWNKKSWGNRFELDTPVAWEFYDLSVDPKEMNNAYKDPKYKDIITNLKTQLLAKRKELDEEDKERYPHIQKVIDIHWND encoded by the coding sequence AGGTTCCTGAGAAAATTGAAGAAGAAAAGAAACCGAATATTATCTACATTATGTCAGATGATCATACCACACAGGCTTTTGGTATCTATGGGAGCAGGTTAGCCGGTTTAAACCCAACCCCAACGCTGGATGCTATAGCAAAAGAAGGAATGATCTTTGAAAATTGCTTTGTCACCAATTCTATCTGTACCCCCAGTAGGGCAACCATTATTACCGGGCAATACAGTCAGGCAAATGGCGTACTGGATTTAGAAGGCAACGTGGCTACTAGCAATCAATACCTGCCGGCAGAAATGAAAAAACTGGGTTATCAAACTGCTTTGGTAGGCAAATGGCATTTAACTCACCAACCCAATTTTGATTACTATAATATTTTTACAGAGCATCATCAGCAAGGTTCCTATTTTGACCCCTATTTAACAGAAAGTACGATGCATTACGAGCCCTTTAATAGTATGCCTGATTATGAAGGGAAACAATACAAAGGACATAGTTCTGATGTTATTACTGATATTATCTTAGATTGGTTAAAAAACAAACGGGATAAAAACAAACCTTTTTTTCTAATGCATCAGTTCAAAGCACCTCATGATGATTTTGAATATGCCCCCCGTTATAAAGATTATTTGAAGGATATTTTTATACCGGAACCCTCAAGTCTGTATGATAATAAAAATAATGGTTCCGTAGCAACAAGAGGAAAAAATGATTCGCTACTATCCGTAATTGGTTCTTCAGTTTCAAAAAGAAATACCATTCGAAATATGGGAATGCGGATATGGAGTACAGAATTTACTTCCAGAAATAACCCCGATTTTGACATAGACCGAACAAAAAATCTTAGTGATCGAGAACATACTCAGGAAACTTATCAGGAATATCTAAAACGCTATTTAAGATGCGTAAAAGGCGTAGATGATAACGTTGCTCGTTTAATCGACTATCTAAAGAAGGAAGGATTATACGAAAATACCATAATTGTGTATACCGGAGATCAAGGATTTATGCTTGGAGAACACGATTATATAGATAAGCGGTGGATGTACGATGAATCCATGCGTATGCCTTTTTTTGTAAGGTACCCTGAAAAAATTAAGGCCGGATTAAGAACAGATGCCATTATTAACAATACTGATTTTGCACCTACGCTCATTGATTTGGCAGGAGGACAGGCTCCCGAGCAAATGCAGGGTCATAGTTTTAAGCATATATTGCAAACCGGTCAGGAACCGGAAGATTGGCAACAATCCACCTATTACAGGTACTGGATGCATATGGCACATGCACATGCTAATCCTGCCCACTTTGGGATTCGTACAAAACAGTATAAACTGATTTTTTTCTACGGTAAATACTGGGTGGATACTAAAGATCCGGATGCGGATTGGAATAAAAAAAGCTGGGGTAACCGTTTTGAATTAGATACACCCGTTGCCTGGGAATTTTATGACTTATCCGTAGATCCTAAAGAAATGAATAATGCTTATAAAGATCCGAAATACAAAGATATTATTACCAACCTAAAAACACAATTGCTAGCAAAACGAAAAGAACTGGATGAAGAAGATAAAGAAAGATACCCACACATTCAAAAAGTGATTGACATACATTGGAACGACTAG